The genomic segment ATGTGCTTAAAGTTATTGttggaaaatataaattttactaaACCTGAAAAACAACGGTAATTTCAGTACTGTTGAGATCAGTACATGTGGAAGTGATTCGTGATCCTGAGGTGATCCCCAAGAGAAGGTTTTTTAAGTACTTGggatttattagtttttttttgtgtataataTATCAATGTTAAGTAGGTTAAATGTATAATGATGTATTATTTtcattttgtatttgtttgtgttgtttttagAGGTAAGAAGGCTTTTTGCAATAGTAATGCATATATAAAGAAAGTTCACGTGGGTTGATAGGGAAAGTAGAGAAGATTTGGGAAAAAGaacactttgaaaacttaattgagaaaagagacacgtattttttttggattaattttttaGGGTTTAGGGAGAGAAAATAGAAAAGGTATAGGGTATGGGTTAAATTGTAAAATTCAAAAAGTTGTTGCCACTCCTTAAgtcttttttaaatacttttctcACCCCACTTTCTTTAAAATACCTATATTAATTTTGTCTCTTCTCACTCTCACTCACAAAACCATTGACATTCTCTCTTCCCCTTCCCCTTTACCCAACCTCCATTTTCAATTTCTATCTTCTCTAAAGCTCTAATATCTTTCATCGTCCACTTCAAGTAATTTCTCTTCATCTTCCGAGTAATTTGTGCTCCATATTGatgagttttttttaatttttttttcagttttggtttgtggtgattgagttgattttggaggaaaaaatttaattttttaaaaaacggggttgattttactaaattttttttatttttaagttggtATTTATTTGATTGTTGGTGGATATTTGATGGATTATGATTTTCCTTACCGATTGTATGGTGAAAAGTTTTTGTGAATTTGATTGCTAATGTGGCAAGAAATTCGGGTTTTCTTCAAATTCTTCGTTAATGTAATGGTGTTTTAGATGCATGTTCTTGTGGGGATGGTTTCATCATgcatttttgttgttcttttaaTAGATCATTCGACTGATTAGGTATTTGTTTGATTTGgatggaaaatttattttattttttttaaatggggcttgattttactgaaaatctgtatttttaagttgatatttttttgattttgatggATTATGACTGTCCTTGCCGATTATATGgtgattttcttttgaatttcacCGGTTAGTGTGTTAGAAATCTGGACAAGGAAGAGAAGTTCATTTAGGATCCTAGACTTAATAGACTGTAGTCGTCTTCTTCTTACCCGATTTTCGTACAGTACTTGATATCACTTTTTGGATGACCACCGAAATAATATAACAGATTAAAACTTTGGAACAAGATAAAGAGTTTTCCAAATGAGAAAGGGAGACATTGTTATTGTTGAATCAAAATGAGAAAGGGGTGAATAAATAAACAGGAAGGAGCTCAAAAAGGTCCCTTTCATTTATATAGTAGAGCTACAAAAAAAGTGACCGTTGAAAAAGGTCTAAAGAATGTTTATGGCTTGTATAATCGATTATTAAGGTTTACTATAAACCCTATCATTGTATGACCAGAAAGAGTTGTAATTTTAAGCAAGGTGCAGTTGGAGCttctcaaattatttattatatattaacgTCATTGTTGATTTCTACACATGATAgatagattatcaatttttaaaaagtCGATTATTCACCAACTCATAGGTCTATGATCAACTATATGAATATATGGACAagttaaaataatgacaaaaaaagataaattaaattaaattaaatcaaaGTATGGCAATTAACACCTTTCAAACATAGTAAAGCAATTTAGATACATCAATTGTGATACCAAATTACTTTTGAACATGATCAAATGATATTTAAGGCATTCTATAGTCGTAAATTAGTGAGATAGACTAAAAAGGGgcgaaataaaataaataagcactATCCAAGCAATGCAAAATATCTAGATATCATCAAATGAGATTAGACGTGTCTAATGAGCATAAAGAAGAGTGGTGGTTGTAACTTGTGGGTGTTCATGGGAAAAGTAGTGTTTGAGAACAAGTAATCCTTCTCAATGCAGATGTTTGTTCTGattaattggttgttactaccattgcTCTTTCTTATACTCATTTGATCTAGTGTTCAATTATTCTATACTctcatatgatgatatttagtcacttttcattgcttgaatgatgtttatttattttattttattttattttattttatttctctcctttttAGTCTTGTCTTACTTTTCACTAAACTCAATTGATCGGTACATGACTGTTAATTTAGTCTGGTATAGATACATacatttatctataatatatgcGTGATTTCATAattctagcatcaatcatctaattCTGTTGACAAGTAAGACAAGGTTAAAAAGgagagaaacaaaacaaaataaaataaataaacaccaTTCAAGCAATgaaaagtgactaaatatcattaTATGAGAGTAGAAAATAATTGAACGCTCGATCAAATGAATATAAGGAAGAGCAATTGTAGTAACAACTAATTACTCAGAACAAACGTCTGTATTAAGAAGGACTACTTGTTCTCAAACACTACTTATCACATAAACATCCACAAGTCACAACCATTACTCTTACTTATGCTCATTAGACACTTCTAATCTCATTTGATGATATCTAGATATTTTGCATTGCTTGAATggtgcttatttattttattttattttatttctccccttttaGTCCATCTCACTGATTTACGACTATAGCATGCCTTAAATATCACTTGATCATGTTTAAAAGTAATTTGGTATCACAATTAATGTATCTAAATTACTTACAATGTTTGAAAGGTGTTAATTGctatactttaattttattttatttaatttctctttttttgtcattattttaactTGTCTATATATTCAGATAGTTGATCATAAACCTATGAGTTGGTGAATAATCGACTTCTCGAAAAATTGATAACCTATTTACCATGTGTAGAAATCAACAACGACATcagtatataataaataattcgcATAGTCTAGTATTTCTTCAATCCTTTCTTACgtaaaataacataaacattctTTAGTCCTTGTTTAAAATTACAGGCCTTTTAGACCATACAATGAAAGGGTCTATAGTAAACCTTACTGACCGATTATAAAAGACATAACCATTACATTACTGGTCGATTATAGAAGACAAAAATCATTACTGAAATTGCTACTTTCACATTATTAGAAATTGCTATTGCTAGAATATAGGGacaaaaaaccaaaaatttaagACAGTAACGAAGATAAATTAAACACaatattatagaaaaatagaagattTTCATTAAACAAGTTCATTGcaattatatatattcatattgaGACAAAATCccgcaaaaaaaaaaagcaaaaagggAAGCTTTGGAACAAGCTAAGGAGTGTTGCAATGTTGCTATTGAGACTAGAATCGATTTAAAAAAGTGAGACtgattttcaagttttttgaatgaaaatgaatgaaaatgtaggaataaaaatatgagaaaatggcTTAAAACAAAGGAGGTAATGTCACTTTCCGATGGATGCCGAAAAAATAAACCGAAAAATGTCCGAAAAATTGCTGGAAAATCAGGAAATAGTGGTTGGTAGTGGAGCTTGGTTGAGAAGCTtgagctttttattttttttttatttaatatttaatatttatatttttggacatGGGCTAAAGTGTAGTTTCTAAAATATAGGGGCTAAAATGGGAGTGAGACTAAAATGCACGTTTTTAAACTTATGTGCTAGGATTGATACTTTTTTTTGTGGACTCATTAGGGTGTcgctttttttaatttttcaaaactagAATCTCTTTGTCAAAATAAGTTAGGCAAAGCGTCTCTTTTATCAACTCCACTGGGAAAGTATATCTTTGTGTATAAATATAACTTATGCGGATCAGtgcgaaaaaaataataatttaactttacTTCTCCTATACTTGATTATCCAATAAATCTTGGATCTACCGATATCTTAATATTTAGGTTTAaagattagtatatttaaaaatcgataactgTTGAGCAAAATCATTAGGCGCAACTATCCAACCAAACCTCccaataataatttatttattttttaaccacCCAATAATAATGAACTTctagataatgaaaaaaaaaaatggaattttgtttcaagggaaaaaaaaagagcaattagaTGTTAGTCACTATACATTCAACTGCAATCATCCTTTTAATCGACTGTAGAAAATTTCATTCATCTTGCAATTCCCTGCTTATTCATCTACATATGTACATGGATTTCATACAGGTCCAGTAAGATGTCTTTATGTTCCATGAGGGTGACAAAAAATTACTTCTATAAATACagtgcaaaagaaaagaaaatatttactaTGAATACAAGAATAAAATTCTTACAAACAATAGTCATGTagccaaaaaaattgaaaaaaaaggttATCCTAAAATTCACAACAACCTGATCAAACTTTTATTGGTtaatttcttcttcaaaacaACCAAACAAGTCTTTTCTTAATTAAAATATTCAGGTaggttgttttctttttcttttttttttttttccttatgttGTTATTTTGCTAGCAATTAGTGGCCACCAGAGAGGGAAAGTAAGGAGAatgataagaataataataagaaaaacagCAAAGCaagcacactttcttgagctttTTTGGATCTCTCTAGCTTCTTGTAATTGATCTGTGCCTCTCCTAACAAAGGAACTTGCATGTGCCACATGACTTTCAATATCATTCAGTTGTTGCCCTTGTGCTTCCACCAATGCAGCCATGTCTAGAAATATTTGGTGTAGCTCAATCAAATTCCTCTCAATTTCCTTCACAGCATCATGTCTTTCTTGTATTTCTGAAATTGTGTCCATAATCTGGCCCCGACCTGTTAGGATCGAAACAACCAGGTATCATGCAGAAACTAATAAGAGTATATCCTGAAGGATGAGTATCAAAtgctaaaattaaagaaaaatagtactaaaGGAAATACAAAAATTTAGTATTAATTCGATCCATTAATATTCACGTACGAACAGAGAGGAATATTCCACCATTGTAAAAAGTATAAAGATATCAAGAGACTAAtctcataaaattaatttactcTGAAAAAGGTTCACGCAGGTGATAGCTAAAACTTACGTCTCACAAATTCTCGAAAGAAGTCTAAACAGTGGATGTGTTGCCATTTctttaagaagaaaaataggaacgATCAAACACGTTAAGAAAATCAGAGCAAACATCTAATACGATACCTTGTATCTCACAAATTCTCAAAAGAAGTCTAAATAGTGGATGTGTTGCCATTTctttaagaagaaaaataggaaaagatcAAACACGTTATGAAAACCAGGGCAAACATCTAACGCGATACCTTGTTCCTGGATTGCTTTCTGGAGGAAAGACTCACTCTCCCCACTTGATATCAAATTCTCAATCATATCATCATTAGCCTTCTCTCCTGTCACAGTAAAGTATCTTCTTGCAACCGTCTCcttatattcatcattcattcTTGCCCTGAGTGCTTGGAATTCATCCATGAggacttttaatttcttccctAACCCGCTAACTACAGAAGTCCTTGTTCGATCTGCAGAAGAACCCGGACCACACCCTGGGATTTTCCTATGAGCTACATTGGATCGCTCGAGGGCTTCCAATTTTCCTTTGATCATCTTGACGCGTTTTAAGACTTGTGACACGTCCGAGTCCATCCTAGACCTTATTTCTTTAACAGTCTTGGCATTGTGCACAAGTTTGCTCTCTTCATTTGATTCTTGTAATTTTTTGTGGAATTTTTCGACATccttcatgtcctctttcacaTTCTCTACATCTTCAAAAAAATTAGCAAGATCAATGCTTTCATTTCCTGATGGACCAACTCGACCACCCTCCAAATCATCTACTTGGACCTGTTTTTTAAGGTCCTGATATCTTTTAAACGAATTAGAAAATAAGTCATTCATTTTTGATTGATTTCAATCTCTTCTTTTCCCTCCCCCCCCTATGGACAAATTAACCTTGGCTTGAACCTATCCTCTTTACATAAATTGTTGGTTTGTCCCACAATAGGTATAAAAAGGAGGGTTGCGATAGGTTGATAGCCAGTTGATAAGGGAAAAATGTCGTGCCCTTGTCTAAACCTTCTCTCTTCATTAATGGGGTGGTGAATTGGAGGAGGGAGAAGAAGAGAAGGAGACAAGAGCAAAGGCTTCATTTAGAGATCACAATTGATCAAAATCATTATTTGTCAAAAGGATTTTTGAGATTAATATTATTTGAGGCTATGCAGCCATCTGCCATTGTTAAATTAAAGTTACACAAGACCAAATTTGAGGAAGGTCGTTAAAACAGGAAAAATTGTTGTGCCACTTGGAGTGTTATTTCTCCTTTATAATTCTAGGAAATTTGTTGCGCTTTGTTCGGTCTAGAATGTTTTTATCCtcataaatttaatcaaaatagaAGAGATAAAGTGTTTCAACTTTATGAATACGAAATTAATACTATACATCGATAAAATCACTATATAAACATTTTAAGGAGAAGTAGATATTGGATGTAATACATTTTTGATTATCGAATattcttgaaaaatgaaaaagggtaaatttactttgtatctattactcaaaagtcacttttctttcattcatttcatccatgatcaTTTAACTTTACTCCGATCATCACAAAAATCACTATCACTagattttacaataatttcatcGGAAAAATGATGTAGCAACCTTaattagtttataatttttaatttaaataaatatagaatatattactcatatcttgactttttttatatatgcataacacaattttccttatggattatttaatgaaagaatactaatttcttaatagattagattacctaatgaaaattattttcataaaaaaaaattttgattgatatttttatgaaataaaattttacttatatattcttaaaatcctctaaagtTGAGATATATGTTGGTAAATCATTATTTTTCACTAATATATTATGatatgtagttgataaaattatttttctccctctaaaatgtgacatgtagttgataaaattatttttttcacatattCTTTTTCTTGCCACTTGAGTCTTTGCATtcggtatatcataataatatgataaactactctatttattgagtgtgtctttatatttttaattgtttgactaatcgattaattctcttaaaagtttttattataatattcaatttttgataaattacatattgtttaattaatttaattgataatataaaaattagatatctattaaagtacttatattttataatttttattaataaaactatacgttaatataacattatttgtacaaattttgaaaatacttattcaatgacacaattaaaaagattttattttaaaactatttttagcATGTTGCTTTATCTTCaaagaactaaaataattttttttaaaaaaaataatatcatacatgtatttctattttatgtgttttgaagaatttGTCTTGTTTATCACTCTTTTTCGATGCACCTTTTTGGCAAATGAATGCAATATTaagaaatatttcataaaaatatcaatcaattttttttatgtaaataatcttattaggtaatctaatctattaagaaattggtattCTTTAATTAAATAATCCGTAAGGAAAATTGGGTTGTGCAGATATAAAAAtggtcaagatatgagtaatatattatatattcacttaaattaaaattaagaactaattacggttgccacatcatttttccgatggaattattgtaaaatccgGTCATAGTGACTTTTGGGATGGTCAGAttaaagttaaatgaccatggatgtaatgaatgaaagaaaagtgattttcgcgtaatagatacaaagttaagtgaccatggatgaaatgaatgaaagaaaagtgacttttgggtaatagatacaaagttaagtgaccatggatgaaataaataaaagaaaaatgtcttttgggtaataaatataaagttaagtgaccatggatgaaatttacCCAAATGAAAACGAAgtttttttaatacaaaaattgCACATATAGTATAAGAGGGTGGTTAATAAGAAATATTCAAAAAAGGTGAAGAATTTTTTTGTGCAATAGTTTATCATAATTTTCTCTTTGACAAGAACAATTAAGATATTTACTCCCACCGTCTTATTTTATCCATCCCAAATTAGGatgacacagctattaagaaaataatgattggtaatgtaattttaccattttactcctcttaattgtgtcttgttgttagttccaatatcgatggatgactaataccatagcaccatttatatttttaatagtgTATTTGTAATGGTACTCCTCTTTACAACATTTTTCAAAAATGctaataacaaggagtaatcaattacactaagggtataatgggaaaaaaaattgtctttgcttgataaataaaataggacaagtaaaatgaaacatcaaattagaaaatttgggatgaataaaatgagacggaaggagtatatttttccattttaaatACTCTATCTAGTTTCAAAAGTGGATGAACAATATCCTCGTGGGTAGTAAAACAAATGAAAATCAACAAAACAAGGAAAAGGGATTAAAACAACTTGACTGAATTAATAGATACAATCAACTCATGAAGAAATAGTGATAGATTCTTATTTATACAAATCTCTTCATTGTCCTCGTCGATATGTATTGATTGTACTCATCTTTCAATACACCTCATCTTCATTTTTAATTTCCTAGCTCCTTCCTCATTATCCCAAAAATCCCTACTTATATCACCACGTTTTATAGTATTTGTCTAGATTATacacaaatattatttttagaataataaGTAAGAAACTCACttatctttttagtttttcttaaaaaatatttttgatgaaaaacaTCGTCCATTCACACCTAATAGacctttattttcattatttttattcaatcGACAAAGCAAAATTTAGAAACCCTTACATAAAGCGCGCGCACATGAAATATCACAAGTGGACAGATAATTACGGCCACCaaatgattttcatttttttttttaagatagaaTCTTGTATTCAAATTTTGtccattttttattattgttgttcttctttATAGGTTGGGAAATTTGGTGAATTAAGATTgactaattaaaaatattattattattcttaataGTTGGACGGACATCTCCGACCTTAGCTCAGTTGGTAGAGCGGAGGACTGTAGTTGGCCAACAGCATATCCTTAGGTCGCTGGTTCGAATCCGGCAGGTcggatttttagttttttaattattattttgctaCAATTTTTcggatttttttagtttttttaattattattttcctacaataaaaaatttgttaaaattaaactaaagaagTTTAATAGTGAGAAAACACAAAAGataaacagaaaataaaaaaaatacaacatacaCGCCCTTCTTTAAGCCTTTAATCATGACAATATAgatgggaaaaaaaaaaaagaaatacaaaatcagTACATAATTTCCGAGTTAGCCTCATTTGAATCTTTATTtaactatttaaataaattttctttttcaccttttaaGTTCTAACCTTTTCTCATTTGAATCTTTATATTATTAACCATAGCAATAAAACTGTGGAACTGGGTTAAATTTGTTCTAATCAAAATGGGTCAAAGCAGAGTACGACTTAATTCGTTGGGCCAAACTGAGTTGGTTCAAGAtataataaagatagatagatagatagatagatatttttatcgattcggtttattggtcggttcggtttttgcacagCCCTACAAATATgggtggctttagatatttgaacccaataagaaatgtctttaaagaataatCTTCCTTAACTTTTAAGTATAGTGCAATTACTATTTTAcctctctacacctcaaatatattttttaactttccatactcatttgtctctcaaattttattttttattatttttacttttaaattttattattctattttttttattttactttgttttaattttattattccattttttattatttttcctttaattttattttcatgttttaattcatttgtctcaacctttattttttctcttttttctttttctaaagtattatctatttcttcttcttttttaattttttttaattttgtttatatttaacctttatttttcttttatttttgatttttatcagttctctctttttttcaaactttatttttattttttcctctcattttttattttctcaattttttaattctttgcttttctcttaatcattattttttcttgccttttttttctcgatcttttttattatttttctattttatttgatcgcttttttcttttttcagtccTCTTTTTTTACCTCATGTttatcaaactttatttttatttttcctctcatttttatttttctcaattttttaaattcttcgcttttttcttgatctttatttttttctttccttttttttctcaatctttttttttatttctctattttgtttgatcatttttttttctcaacttctattatattttgctaataaataaaaaattgaataatccgtAATGGgatcttattttttttacatcaaaTCAAATTTAAAGGCATGAATTGTcgttacgaagttctttgaaaattcagGAGATAAGTCATGTCTCTAAGGctagagttgtagaatatctcataaataaagacataacgtgataATGTCAACTCTTTCCTgtagggcataatttattatttgaaagtctttgagctaagtcttgtctctaaggcaagagttgtagaacatcccataaataaagacataacgtggtagtgtcaactcttgcccatggggcgtagtttattatttgaaagtccttgagctaagtcttgcctctaaggtaaaagtagtagaacatcccataaatgaagacataacgtggtaatgttaactcttgcccatgttGCATactttgtagtttgaaagtctttgagctaaatcttgcctctaaggcaagagttgtagaacatctcataagtgaagacataacgtggtagcgt from the Capsicum annuum cultivar UCD-10X-F1 chromosome 9, UCD10Xv1.1, whole genome shotgun sequence genome contains:
- the LOC107841922 gene encoding syntaxin-124-like — its product is MNDLFSNSFKRYQDLKKQVQVDDLEGGRVGPSGNESIDLANFFEDVENVKEDMKDVEKFHKKLQESNEESKLVHNAKTVKEIRSRMDSDVSQVLKRVKMIKGKLEALERSNVAHRKIPGCGPGSSADRTRTSVVSGLGKKLKVLMDEFQALRARMNDEYKETVARRYFTVTGEKANDDMIENLISSGESESFLQKAIQEQGRGQIMDTISEIQERHDAVKEIERNLIELHQIFLDMAALVEAQGQQLNDIESHVAHASSFVRRGTDQLQEAREIQKSSRKCACFAVFLIIILIILLTFPLWWPLIASKITT